GGTAAAGGGAAATAATAATGATCAAAATCTGATACTCATATGAATATGTATATACTCCTATACGGtagtgataaaaaataattaaattttaacacaTGATTAGAgaacaaatattattatcatatgattGAAAAGGAAAGGATGAGATTAAAAATATGCACGCAATTTTTAGATACTAATTAGGCCAGGTTGTTTTAGTTCATACTATGCATGGTATCAactaaaatgatttaaaaataatctagtaattagtagtagtatttacattatggctggggaaaaataccaaaaaaatgatatatcgctcgtatcgtattgaaaaatatcgaattttcgatatatcgtaatttttgattcgatacgatatcgtatcgtaagttttcgatacgataacgatatgaatttccttatatcgcgatatatcgttttatatcgaaaatacgatatatatcgaaaattttcgatatatcgatatttaacgatatatcgaatttcggtacgatatatcgaaatatcgatacaataacgatatgaaatttttttatatcgaaagttcgatatatcgaaactttcgatacgataacgatatgaaattctttcatatcgatattttcgatacgatacacgatacaacgttttcgatacgatatatagtatcgacccacccctaatCTACATATGACCTGGATATTTGATTGTTTGATTATGTATTagaatttagttattttttaacattattatgtatatatctaTAGTGGCTCTATAACACTACTATATGCTTATAttgtagtgataaaatgcaaatccatatattgtacaaaagTCCGAACTATAATCTGGACAGTTAAAAaatcaacagatgacaaaatagtagcaaGAGAAAATGgcaatacaatgtcaacacaacatcaaccgttgacaatgtgttgacattttctattcctactattttgtcatctgctgacattttctaacggtcCATATTATAGTTTAGAGTTTGTACCATattttagagtttgcatttgattgcATCCAGgtgcatataaatataaatatatagaccTTCGATCAAAAGAATCAAAACCTACAATAAAGTATCAAACTAGCTGATTCAACCCAGattattgattaatatatGCATACACAGAAATTTGAAACTATGTGTCCTCTATAATTAGCATACTAAAACAAGATAAATCCAAAGCCTCCTTCCATAAAACTACAAAAGAGTATATAGTAAAACAAGCAAGCAATTTTTAtaccaaaattacatagataGCAAAGTACAAACCACAAACCATAATGTTATGTCTACCTAAACTACACAAGGATAAAGCTCGGAAACCTACCGGCTGAGCACCAAGCAAAGCCGTTCTGAACGATAAGAACGACAAGATGTGGATGCAAAAGAGACTTAGTTTTGACATTGgaccaaaatataatttatccaGAAGCTATTCCTCTTTATGGCTTTGTGCAAATTGGTCGTGCAAACGTCCATTCTGCCCGTTCTTGGTTTTAAGCCCCTCGCGTAGCTGGCAAAGATGGCAGTTTATATTGTTGAGCAAACTTCAGTTGAGAAGAAAATCAATTGGTTTTGAAATGGCATCATTTGGTGAAAAGCCTTTTCAAGTAAAATCTCATCTAAGCAAAGAAACTTCATTCCCAGTAGTCAAATTTCAGCATGTTTCTGCTTAGCGAGAGAGAGATCGCAGATAACTTAGACATACATGCTACATATTAATCGTGATTACATACCTGCAGAAGAACTTTCTTTTGGTAGCGGTATCCCTGAAAATTCAgggtggagaaataataagagTGCAAGAATTTGAAGCCACTATACGATTGTAGTGGAAGATATAATTCGTTCCGGTAATCACCTTATCAGTGCCATAGATATAATCGCAATAGGTGAATACTGATGCGAAGTTACTTTGGCTCTGTCCACCAACATAGTGATGGTAATCATGGTAATCTGGGCCACCGTAAAATGGAATATACTTCGTCGGAGTCCAAGGGAAGTCATACCTGCAGCAACCAATTTCAACTTTGTCTTCACAAGCAGATGAAAAATCTAAGAGATGATAAAGAAAAGTTTAATTTGCAAAGTGAATATCAGATTAGTTAACAACTGTGACTGCAGAAAACCAATTTATGGAGAATAGATCGATTCTTGAGAGTTCTGTTTTATTGGCATCATATCTTTCTCGTAAACATTAACGGCACATCTTCACCATAAACTCCCAACCAACTTTTCATAACGTCACATTTTCTCAAAGCTTATTcgacaataaataaatactaatctATTTCCACATAAAAGCGACTCTTTTTCACCTCGGTTTTGAATCAAACTAGAGATTTCAAAAAATGGGAGATCTTTTCACCAGATTATTATATAAGAATCACCCTTGGAGCAGCTCTGAGGAAAAGTAAGACGATTTAATAACCAAACTAGGCCAACCTGGACTCAGAGAAAAGGTGGATGCAACAATGATCATCGTCACAAGCATACTCTAAGATAATCAATCACAGAACACCAAGTTAATACTTGATACGCACTCTAAAACATAAACCTCTGTCCGTTCCAACACAAACATATATTCTCAAAAATACTTGATTCAAAAAAACGTTGAATATCATGTATAAGTACTCAGCAACACTATTATCCAAATCAGGTTAAGGAAAATACCTCAACAAGATATACTTTCTGAAACTAATCAACAGGTAAGTAGAGAaacctataaaaaaaaaatctcagtttgaaaagaaaaaggtttAAACAAAATCATGGGTCATGCATGGCACACTAAACTTTTTAACACTCTTGGTTGATCTTGACCTCCAGTTCTCATTTCACGCAAAGTAAAATGTCTTTGTGGTGCTTAATCTGAGCCTAAACGTAACTCTGAACccagaaaaaaagagaatctCTAGCATGGTACACCAAGTTTAACAATCATTTCGAGATAAACTTCGTTCACAGTTTTTAAGAACAAGGATATGAACATGAGAACCAAAGAGATAAATATATCAGCATACAACACAAAGAGTGACATCTTTTTACATCACCCACTCATAAATGCTTCCCTGCACCCATCACCATTTTCTGATTGCTACATGCATTTAGAACACTCTTCGATAGGataagtaaattataaaattaaacaacttAATCTTAAATAAAGATGGCAAGGCAACGTTTTCCCTGTTCAGTATGAACTATGATGTGTATACAATAAAAGAACGAGGGGAATGTAAAATGACTCATGCAGACGAACAACTTAATGCAGAAACTCGAGTTGATTTAACTAGTAAATATTCTTGGACCAACTCATTTCCCTACATTCTACAGAAAGATTTCAGTTACTCTAGTATTAAAAACTAAACTTATTATTGGATTCAATTAGCCATTTTTCTTACCAAGCCAACACTCGTACGATAAGCACACCACATCTTTCCATTCTTTTTCCATTTGGACACAACTTCGTTcaagaaatttaattgaaactgCTTCACCTCTACAATGGAATGAACTGGTTATGAGCTTCATCTGATTTACAATGATCCTAATACATGCAGATAGAAAGTGAAAACCAATTATTTTCTATAGATATGATTGATATGGCCAGTCATTGCAGACAAGGAAACTATAGCCACATTCTACCTTAATCACAATTAGTATATACGtctatagtactataaaacatGAAAGTTATGCTGATGCAAATTCAGTCAAGCAGATCTGGAAACTAAATATTAATACCAAAAGAGACAGGGTGTATGAGAAAAATGGAAGATATAAGAAGCTCACAGGTCACACTTGACATATTACCATCAAACTTAGAAAATTCAGAGGGTGATAACCTCTCTTTTTATCCAAAGCACGCGTAACACATTATAAAAGATAACGCGTCCAATGATATAGCTACTCTGAATTCACTACGGTTTTGAGCCACACAGATACTAAATTAGATATGAAAAAGATCCCCTTAAAAGAACCAAGGCGAAAGAGATCAGCAgatagaataaattaagaggCACACcaagaggagagagagagactgaGAGAGGACTTCTATCTTTCTCCTCGTGCAAAAAAGTATGTCCACTATTATTGACCTAATAGAGCCAATACATTTACTTTCCAgcatatcaataaaaatatcaaaagcaaacagtaaaatgaattgaatgAATATCACTGTTGGGCCATCATTAGGTCAAATTATGAAAAGCGTTGCAGATAAAATGACACTTGAATCAATCAAGAGCTGGAGACTTGTCACCAAATTGCATCAAATGAAAGCATGAGATTTAGGCATGCAAAGTGCCTTACCCACTGTGAGTCTCAATAGCCTCAATCTGCCTCAACGCAATCCATAACCAGAATGTGATCATATGCCCGGGGACCATTGCGGGCCCCAGAAAAGACGGGATCCCGAGGATCAAAATCTCAGCCCAGTGAGCGTACGGCGCAGCAAATCCAATCGGAGCAGTGTATTCATGATGCACCTTGTGGATTTTTTCATACCCCCACTTGCAATGCAGAAACCTATGGACCCAATAGTTTGTGTAGTCCTCCACAAGGAAATAGACCCCCAATTGCAACGCAATTTCCCACAATGAAGGCAGTGGCAATCCGGTTCTTATTCCTATTATCTTCAttcaaataacaataaaaaatatgatccAGCAGAAACcaagcatgattcaaggctAAACACTTGTAATGCAGTAGACAAACATATCTTCATTCGTGAATGTAAAGATTCCACCTTTAATTAAAGATCACATGACACTATGTTCAGCACTAACAATTCATATGAAAATAACACTGAACGAAACTCTCATTGCGCAAGGTGACAATTTTAGGCATcgaattgagaaaaaaagataaaattaccAGAATGGAGGGATAGGAGACGAGTTGGAGCGGCCCAACAACGAGGAAGAACATGCGCATGACTGATTTGTAGCAGTGGAGAGTGTCGGAGAAGGAGAGCTTGACTTTGGGCTGGATTTTGAAAGGGGCGACGGAATTGGTGAAGAAGTATTCGAGGAAGAGGTAGTAGAAGgggaagagagaaaagatgatgaagaggAAGATGATGTTGTGGCAGTAGAGGATGTAGTCGGACTTGGTGGCCGAGTAATTGAACCAGACGGTCTCTGCGTTTGAGAGGGATCTGCCCAGGGCAGCCTCGGCGTCGTGGATGGTGGCGTAAGGCAACATTGGCGACGACGAACAAACTGGCGGATTTCAGCTGGTGTATGTTATATTATCATGCCCAAGGAGTGAAGGAGAGACATTCACACTgtcattttgtttatttaattattttatattatattatataaaaataaatagtaacaaaattaaaattagattgtTTTTGTCTTAAGTCTTAACCACAATGGAGTCTTAAGTCTTAaccacaatggggcggacgatgccGCGGACCATAGCTATGCCCTTAACTTAGTCCGCGAACTTAAGGGCGAACGCTGCTCATCCgattttttttactctctaTATATATCCCAATTATTACCTTCATTCTCACACATTTCACTCCAATCTCTCTTCCCTCatatcattttctctctctctagtaATTCAAAGATGAATCCCAGAGATTTCCCAAACCCGAACAGCCCCAATGGAATACCGATGTTCGGCGGCGGTGGTGCCCGGTGGCCGGGTCATGAACCTGACGATTTCCGGCCATGCGACACACAGAGTTCGGCGGAGTTCAACTTCGATCCGAACACCCACTTCGTTGGAGCCGACCTGTCACAACCGCATTTTGCTAAGGATAACAAAGTTCGGAAGTCATGATTATGCATGGGGAATAAAAGGGAAACTAATCATCAACCAAACatctattttattacaaaagaTATTAGAATTCACAAGGGATTTACATAGTCATACAAACTCGAAAAGGAGTTCATCAACTGGTACTTCATGTTCCTAGCATAGTTCATATCAATAAGTCTATCGAAGACgcatataaaattcaaagcGGAAGAAGGTTTAAACACAACAATATGTATAGAGATATATGCCTTTGAGAGTCCTACAAAGATACGAAAATCGCCAATCTCACTCAACACCACTTCATCCACGGCTCAACCTgcatatttagaaatacatgcagggctgagtacgagAATACTCAGTGAAAACTTTTCCAAAAGATAtacattacataaaaaattattgtcatgccatcacagtaacactcaGGAGTTTTATCATAAAAAGGCTAGAGCTTGCTAGGTTTTCTGTGAGCTTAAAGTTCAACTGCAGTCTAAGAGTTTTCTATCAATCTGCCATATTTGTACATTCCTTTAGTGATGGGAAGGTGGTCACCTTCCATGACACTTTGACCGGCCAACCCTCTCGATGACATGTGGTCCATTCACTTTGACCAGCCAACCCTTTCAATGACACGCGGTCCATTCTTTTGTGCATACAACTCGAATAGGATTTTCAGTTCAATTCATTCATCATTTTGGTATAGCCAAGTAGGCATCTcgacaaaacaaaaatatttatggcACTTGACAATActttgaaagaaaatgaaagtgCAGGCTATAGTCCGTCTCATTGAAGGTGAATGGGTAAgactataaaattgaaagtgcGGGCTATAGTCCTCCCCATTTATTCTTCCCCCAACATCTTGCCCTTGTtcgaaaacataaaaattagaaatgaatacaccataaaaatatgagcaattGATATGGCAAGAGAATTAAACAAAAtcgataaagtaaaagagagaaggagaaaggTAGTTAAAGTAGTTTAGTGGATAACGAGACCTACGttattagtagtgtttaatagcggtataagttgtaaataagttgatgTATTGGGGTAATAAATTGGGATgactttccaaaaatggaatgcacatatttttgtgggacgtaCAAAAATAGATAGTgcacttatttttatgggacgaagggattagttgttaaaaaatataggGTTGGccatcgtccgccccattgcaggtGAATGAATAGGAGTAGGACCATAAAATGTTGACGTGAAGGAGTATAAATTGGTATATGATGGGATATGGGCGAACTTAAAGACTGAATaaccatatatgaatattgaaTAGTTTATGATATCATCATATACATTTATCCATATACTTGATCAGTGAAAGAACTTGATCATGTATGTATACATATGTTTGATGCATGATTTCAAAGTGATCAACGAGCTAGTAAAGAAAGTGCATTGTTGTTTGGTTTTActtgattaaatatttcatgaaGTACTTTAATCCATTCTTATTTCTTGAGGCAATGATAATGCATGACCTTTGTGTATGtgtttctttttagtttttgttttgcGTTAATTGAGAACAATCAAAGAATAAAGTTTGGGGGATAAATGTGAAAGTTATATTttgagtaaaggccaaaactggtcctgaacatatgaccattttatgattttggtcctaaactttatcttttggattttttagtcctgcacatttcaaatcggatcacaattggtcctccgtcaataattccgttaattttataacagtCAACAGATTTaacccaattttgaccaaattagacttataattctaatttttaagtcactaattaattccctaattacttttgtaaatattcaattaattcacaCGCCTTCTTCACCTTATCTCCTTCGCATGTCTCTCCCTCTGTGTCTGTCTTTGTCTCCTCCGCCGCCATCActcccctccccctccccaATCCCAATTTCCCTTCCACTCCCCGCCCCAAACACCTCCAATTCCCCCCTCCTTCTTCAACCAAAACCATCTCCCTCCCTCCCCCAATCAAGTCTCCTGCTAATCCCATTTCTCCCCCGACGCCTCAAACCTCCCAAATCCAAGAAATCATCCTCTACCTCGACTCCCTCGGCGTCGACTCCTTCCACTGCCTCCACTCCCACCCTCCCCTCCTCTCCACCCCCGTCTCCCAAATCCAATCCACCGTCGTCTTCCTCCTCTCCCTCGGCCTCACCATCCCCGACCTCCGCCGCATCATCCCTATGTGCCCCGACCTCCTCTCCTCTCCCACCTCCGCCACCGTCATCCGCGCCACCACCTTCCTCCTCCGCGAGGCCCGCGTCGCCGCCCCCGACCTCCGCCGCGTCATCCACCGCCGCCCCCGCCTCCTCACCTGCTGCGTCGACCGCCAGCTCCGCCCCGCACTCTATCCCCGGCCTCACCATCCCCGACCTCGCCGCATCATCCCTATGTGCCCCGACCTCCTCTCCTCTCCCACCTCCGCCACCGTCATCCGCGCCACCACCTTCCTCCTCCGCGAGGCCCGCGTCGCCGCCCCCGACCTCCGCCGCGTCATCCACCGCCGCCCCCGCCTCCTCACCTGCTGCGTCGACCG
The nucleotide sequence above comes from Salvia hispanica cultivar TCC Black 2014 chromosome 5, UniMelb_Shisp_WGS_1.0, whole genome shotgun sequence. Encoded proteins:
- the LOC125186824 gene encoding methylsterol monooxygenase 1-1-like isoform X1, with the protein product MLPYATIHDAEAALGRSLSNAETVWFNYSATKSDYILYCHNIIFLFIIFSLFPFYYLFLEYFFTNSVAPFKIQPKVKLSFSDTLHCYKSVMRMFFLVVGPLQLVSYPSILIIGIRTGLPLPSLWEIALQLGVYFLVEDYTNYWVHRFLHCKWGYEKIHKVHHEYTAPIGFAAPYAHWAEILILGIPSFLGPAMVPGHMITFWLWIALRQIEAIETHSGIIVNQMKLITSSFHCRGEAVSIKFLERSCVQMEKEWKDVVCLSYECWLGFSTYLLISFRKYILLRYDFPWTPTKYIPFYGGPDYHDYHHYVGGQSQSNFASVFTYCDYIYGTDKGYRYQKKVLLQLREGLKTKNGQNGRLHDQFAQSHKEE
- the LOC125186824 gene encoding methylsterol monooxygenase 1-2-like isoform X2, with the translated sequence MLPYATIHDAEAALGRSLSNAETVWFNYSATKSDYILYCHNIIFLFIIFSLFPFYYLFLEYFFTNSVAPFKIQPKVKLSFSDTLHCYKSVMRMFFLVVGPLQLVSYPSILIIGIRTGLPLPSLWEIALQLGVYFLVEDYTNYWVHRFLHCKWGYEKIHKVHHEYTAPIGFAAPYAHWAEILILGIPSFLGPAMVPGHMITFWLWIALRQIEAIETHSGIIVNQMKLITSSFHCRGEAVSIKFLERSCVQMEKEWKDVVCLSYECWLGMTSLGLRRSIFHFTVAQITMITITMLVDRAKVTSHQYSPIAIISMALIRDTATKRKFFCSYARGLKPRTGRMDVCTTNLHKAIKRNSFWINYILVQCQN
- the LOC125186824 gene encoding methylsterol monooxygenase 1-1-like isoform X5, whose protein sequence is MLPYATIHDAEAALGRSLSNAETVWFNYSATKSDYILYCHNIIFLFIIFSLFPFYYLFLEYFFTNSVAPFKIQPKVKLSFSDTLHCYKSVMRMFFLVVGPLQLVSYPSILIIGIRTGLPLPSLWEIALQLGVYFLVEDYTNYWVHRFLHCKWGYEKIHKVHHEYTAPIGFAAPYAHWAEILILGIPSFLGPAMVPGHMITFWLWIALRQIEAIETHSGYDFPWTPTKYIPFYGGPDYHDYHHYVGGQSQSNFASVFTYCDYIYGTDKGYRYQKKVLLQLREGLKTKNGQNGRLHDQFAQSHKEE
- the LOC125186824 gene encoding methylsterol monooxygenase 1-2-like isoform X4 produces the protein MLPYATIHDAEAALGRSLSNAETVWFNYSATKSDYILYCHNIIFLFIIFSLFPFYYLFLEYFFTNSVAPFKIQPKVKLSFSDTLHCYKSVMRMFFLVVGPLQLVSYPSILIIGIRTGLPLPSLWEIALQLGVYFLVEDYTNYWVHRFLHCKWGYEKIHKVHHEYTAPIGFAAPYAHWAEILILGIPSFLGPAMVPGHMITFWLWIALRQIEAIETHSGIIVNQMKLITSSFHCRGEAVSIKFLERSCVQMEKEWKDVVCLSYECWLGMTSLGLRRSIFHFTVAQITMITITMLVDRAKVTSHQYSPIAIISMALIRKFFCSYARGLKPRTGRMDVCTTNLHKAIKRNSFWINYILVQCQN
- the LOC125189931 gene encoding golgin subfamily A member 6-like protein 2; this translates as MNSTLNPLEEVECGAELAVDAAGEEAGAAVDDAAEVGGGDAGLAEEEGGGADDGGGGGRGEEVGAHRDDAARSGMVRPGIECGAELAVDAAGEEAGAAVDDAAEVGGGDAGLAEEEGGGADDGGGGGRGEEVGAHRDDAAEVGDGEAEGEEEDDGGLDLGDGGGEEGRVGVEAVEGVDAEGVEVEDDFLDLGGLRRRGRNGISRRLDWGREGDGFG
- the LOC125186824 gene encoding methylsterol monooxygenase 1-1-like isoform X3; this translates as MLPYATIHDAEAALGRSLSNAETVWFNYSATKSDYILYCHNIIFLFIIFSLFPFYYLFLEYFFTNSVAPFKIQPKVKLSFSDTLHCYKSVMRMFFLVVGPLQLVSYPSILIIGIRTGLPLPSLWEIALQLGVYFLVEDYTNYWVHRFLHCKWGYEKIHKVHHEYTAPIGFAAPYAHWAEILILGIPSFLGPAMVPGHMITFWLWIALRQIEAIETHSGIIVNQMKLITSSFHCRGEAVSIKFLERSCVQMEKEWKDVVCLSYECWLGFSTYLLISFRKYILLRYDFPWTPTKYIPFYGGPDYHDYHHYVGGQSQSNFASVFTYCDYIYGTDKKVLLQLREGLKTKNGQNGRLHDQFAQSHKEE